In one window of Harpia harpyja isolate bHarHar1 chromosome 11, bHarHar1 primary haplotype, whole genome shotgun sequence DNA:
- the CFAP144 gene encoding protein FAM183A isoform X2: MHLRPIGLLLPFLCTTGLLGTDIHTITKKPMSWHDNIEELADAKFLNLIHQAALEPTKKYAEPQTESQEIGWNTTPLIHVDRTDRRLYFPRRRTEITK, from the exons CATCTGAGACCGATAGGACTATTGCTGCCTTTCCTGTGCACCACAGGACTTCTGGGTACAGACA TTCACACGATCACAAAGAAGCCCATGTCTTGGCATGATAATATAGAAGAGCTAGCAGATG CCAAGTTTCTGAATCTTATTCACCAAGCAGCACTGGAGCCAACAAAGAAATATGCAGAGCCACAAACTGAAAGCCAAGAAATTGGCTGGAACACAACACCTCTG attcACGTGGACCGTACTGATCGCAGACTCTACTTCCCACGACGGAGAACCGAGATTACTAAATAA
- the PIF1 gene encoding ATP-dependent DNA helicase PIF1, which produces MEDAELRCTVVVEQPLPGGQALRRRVMRGALVLLGRNELRQPVLRVVGSGGAAAVLSFALAGDAVRLFTRFAGDGRAAVRVGPGGAQVLLSDCPPDALRRFLRLLRLKVAAGPRGALRSPRLLGRPPPAFAVISPLQERELLRAPGRLRGGEARGERPAEVSPEARGAAPVTGPGYRPRSHSAPLPVPQVPRAERRPPARLSAEQEAVLGAVRSGKSVFFTGCAGTGKSFLLKKIVGSLPPKSTYATASTGVAACHIGGTTLHAFAGIGSGKAPLEQCIQLAERPGVRQHWLACQHLIIDEISMVDGKFFDKLEAVARAVRKRDEPFGGIQLIICGDFLQLPPVCKANEETKFCFQAKSWRKCIHINMELTEVRRQTDKTFVSLLRAVRLGRCTEEVTRLLMQTAANRSERDGILATRLCTHKDDVEITNERCLQQLSGEVHTFEALDSDPMLVKLIDAQCPVGGRVELKLGAQVMLAKNLDVSQGLVNGARGVVVGFESEQKGLPKVRFLCGATQVIHMEKWVFKGPSGVHLSRQQLPLKLAWAISIHKSQGMSLDCVEISLSRVFESGQAYVALSRARSLAGLRVLDFDPKVVRADPSVLQFYRQLRHHQLLTQDSLHAHSGADEKENWK; this is translated from the exons ATGGAGGACGCGGAGCTGCGCTGCACGGTGGTCGTGGAGCAGCCGCTGCCGGGGGGACAGGCCCTGCGGCGCCGCGTGATGCGGGGCgcgctggtgctgctgggccGCAACGAGCTGCGGCAGCCGGTGCTGCGGGTGgtcggcagcggcggggcggcggcggtgctGAGCTTCGCGCTGGCCGGTGACGCCGTGCGGCTCTTCACGCGGTTCGCGGGCGACGGGCGGGCGGCGGTGCGGGTGGGGCCGGGCGGCGCTCAGGTCCTGCTCTCCGACTGCCCCCCGGACGCGCTGCGCCGCTTCCTCCGCCTCCTGCGGCTCAAGGTcgccgccgggccgcggggcgCGCTGCGCAGCCCCCGCCTGCTGGGCCGGCCCCCGCCGGCCTTCGCCGTCATCAGCCCGCTGCAGGAGCGAGAGCTGCTGCGCGCCCCCGGCCGCCTCCGCGGCGGCGAGGCGCGGGGGGAGCGCCCGGCGGAGGTGAGTCCCGAGGCGAGGGGGGCGGCCCCGGTTACCGGCCCCGGTTACCGGCCCCGCTCTCACAGCGCGCCGCTGCCCGTCCCGCAGGTGCCCCGCGCGGAGAGGCGGCCCCCGGCGAGGCTCTCGGCGGAGCAGGAGGCGGTGCTGGGCGCCGTGCGGAGCGGGAAGAGCGTCTTCTTCACCGGCTGTGCAG GGACCGGGAAGTCGTTCCTGCTGAAGAAGATTGTGGGCTCCCTCCCTCCGAAGAGCACCTATGCTACCGCCAGCACAGGAGTGGCAGCTTGCCACATCGGTGGCACCACTCTCCATGCCTTCGCAG GGATCGGCTCTGGGAAGGCACCACTGGAACAGTGTATTCAGCTGGCGGAGCGGCCTGGGGTGCGCCAGCACTGGCTGGCCTGCCAGCACTTAATTATCGATGAGATCTCAATGGTGGATGGCAAGTTCTTTGACAAGTTGGAGGCAGTGGCGAG GGCAGTCAGAAAACGGGATGAGCCTTTTGGAGGAATTCAGCTAATCATCTGTGGGGACTTCTTGCAGCTACCCCCAGTCTGCAAGGCTAATGAAGAAACCAAATTCTGCTTCCAG GCAAAAAGCTGGAGGAAATGCATCCACATAAACATGGAGCTGACTGAAGTGCGGAGACAGACCGACAAGACCTTTGTCTCACTCCTGAGGGCAGTCCGTTTAGGCAG GTGCACAGAGGAGGTTACCAGACTGCTGATGCAGACTGCTGCTAACAGGTCTGAGCGTGATGGGATCCTGGCTACGCGGCTCTGCACCCATAAAGATGATGTAGAAATAACTAATGAGAGATGCTTGCAACAGCTATCAG GAGAAGTGCACACTTTTGAGGCTTTGGACAGTGACCCAATGCTAGTGAAGTTAATTGATGCTCAGTGTCCTGTGGGTGGTAGAGTTGAGCTAAAGCTTGGAGCTCAG GTGATGCTAGCTAAGAATCTGGATGTGTCTCAAGGGCTGGTGAATGGGGCACGAGGAGTTGTTGTAGGATTTGAAAGTGAACAGAAGG GGCTGCCTAAGGTGAGGTTTCTCTGTGGGGCCACACAGGTCATTCATATGGAGAAATGGGTCTTCAAAGGACCATCAGGAGTTCATCTGAGTCGTCAACAGTTGCCTTTAAAATTGGCATGGGCCATTTCCATTCACAAGAGTCAG GGCATGTCTTTAGATTGTGTGGAAATCTCCCTGTCTCGTGTCTTTGAAAGTGGGCAGGCTTATGTAGCTCTTTCCCGAGCCCGTAGCCTTGCAGGTCTCCGTGTTCTGGATTTTGATCCGAAAGTTGTGAGAGCTGATCCTTCTGTGTTGCAGTTCTATAGACAGCTGAGGCATCATCAACTTCTAACCCAG GATTCACTACACGCCCATTCAGGTGCTGATGAGAAGGAGAACTGGAAATGA
- the CFAP144 gene encoding protein FAM183A isoform X1: MAARSGEKEPPDPVRQNQLLCERVRKELQGQRLHTQYDVNPLHRVHTITKKPMSWHDNIEELADAKFLNLIHQAALEPTKKYAEPQTESQEIGWNTTPLIHVDRTDRRLYFPRRRTEITK; encoded by the exons ATGGCCGCCCGCAGCGGGGAGAAGGAGCCGCCGGACCCGGTGCGGCAGAACCAGCTGCTGTGCGAGCGGGTGCGGAAGGAGCTGCAGGGCCAGAGGCTGCACACGCAGTACGACGTGAACCCACTCCACCGCG TTCACACGATCACAAAGAAGCCCATGTCTTGGCATGATAATATAGAAGAGCTAGCAGATG CCAAGTTTCTGAATCTTATTCACCAAGCAGCACTGGAGCCAACAAAGAAATATGCAGAGCCACAAACTGAAAGCCAAGAAATTGGCTGGAACACAACACCTCTG attcACGTGGACCGTACTGATCGCAGACTCTACTTCCCACGACGGAGAACCGAGATTACTAAATAA
- the EBNA1BP2 gene encoding probable rRNA-processing protein EBP2, whose protein sequence is MLLPPSSWQPGPRHPRKRRRRRAHAAGSGGGSMARRGSLSDSGSDSGSEDSSLSDSELQEAFSRGALKPGLNVVLEERPKRRNDADGLKQCLSELKQQLAWVERLDVTSGQVVDPASQSASNKDAVDPENDFQREMSFYRQAQAAVLEALPRLRKLQIPTRRPDDYFAEMAKSDQQMQKIRQKLKSKQEAMERSERAKQLRAMRKYGKKVQTEILQRRQKEKKNMLNAVKKYQKGLSDKLDFLDEEQTSSQGNKKGSASQRLKKGPNAKRRYKNQKFGFGGKKKGSKWNTKESFNDVSSFRSKVAHNKGPGKSGKGGKKALNVTFSTATVDVYLVNLEFWVTLPMSK, encoded by the exons atgCTGCTGCCGCCGTCGTCGTGGCAACCGGGGCCCCGGCACCcccggaagcggcggcggcggcgcgcgcacGCGGCCggaagcggcggcggcagcaTGGCGCGGCGCGGTTCCCTCTCCGACTCCGGCTCGGACTCCGGCTCGGAGGACTCCTCTCTCTCCGACTCGGAG CTCCAGGAGGCCTTCTCGAGGGGAGCGCTGAAGCCGGGGCTCAACGTGGTGCTGGAGGAGCGGCCGAAGCGGCGCAACGACGCG GACGGCCTGAAGCAGTGTCTGTCCGAAttgaagcagcagctggcttgGGTGGAAAGGCTGGATGTGACTTCGGGCCAGGTCGTGGACCCTGCCTCACAGAGTGCGTCTAACAAGGATGCTGTTGATCCTGAGAATGATTTCCAGAGAGAGATGAGCTT TTACCGGCAGGCTCAGGCAGCGGTCCTGGAAGCCCTACCTAGGTTGCGTAAGCTCCAAATTCCTACTAGAAGGCCAGATGATTACTTTGCAGAGATGGCCAAGTCAGACCAACAGATGCAGAAG ATTCGACAGAAGCTTAAGAGTAAACAGGAAGCAATGGAGAGGTCTGAGAGAGCGAAACAGCTCCGTGCAATGAGAAAATATGGCAAGAAG GTGCAAACTGAGATTCTGCAGAGgagacaaaaggagaaaaaaaatatgttgaatGCAGTCAAGAAATACCAGAAAG GTCTCTCCGACAAGCTGGATTTTCTAGATGAAGAGCAGACATCATCTCAAGGGAATAAAAAAGGCAGTGCAAGTCAACGGTTAAAGAAGGG ACCAAATGCCAAAAGACGATACAAGAATCAgaagtttggttttggtgggaagAAGAAGGGCTCAAAGTGGAACACAAAGGAAAGTTTTAATGATGTATCCAGCTTCCGGTCAAAAGTGGCTCACAACAAAGGCCCaggaaaatcaggaaaaggaggaaaaaaagccctcaatGTAA CTTTTTCCACAGCTACTGTTGACGTGTACTTGGTGAACCTTGAGTTCTGGGTCACGTTGCCAATGTCAAAATAA
- the CFAP57 gene encoding cilia- and flagella-associated protein 57 isoform X2 — MAAVAAQPVAVFGCRPRVAGGVCFLEDQVVLHAAGAGCLQLHLEQKWHKFIPGTEKSRGVQALAVSPNRRYLAVSETVAEQPVLTVYELSSVPARRRRTLAAAELPAREAVSLAFSPDCRYLAAAAAPPEGHLTYWLWEKQRLMAAVRLEAPGSGVCQVSFSPQDNAQVCITGNGFFKLFKYSEGTLKQMNLQKGEPQNYLCHAWLSEEEVICGTEAGKLILFETGELHWETSVEYKKSPRELEEDATTEEYESSSDVPCGLASEDNGSQQDSLPQISAVVAYSKGFACSSSPGVVLLFEKTKEKEVYKESQEIWLPQDLFRSEPKTSGRQDIICICFSPSEETMVVNTNKNQLYMFTMLSTNLMKEKAAYFSYLNFPLHSASVTGLDICMWKPILATCSLDRSVRIWNYETNTLELYKEYREEAYTVSLHPTGLFCLVGFSDKLRFISLLYEDMRVFKEFAVRKCRECSFSNGGHLFAAVNGNVIQIYSSITFENINNLKGHSGKIHAVKWSVDDAKFVSCDTHGAVYEWNLLTGKRESECVLKSCIYSSIALSSDAKIIFAVGSDQTLKEISESSIQHEVPAFDVVYTAVVVSYSGHMVFVGTSLGTIRAMKYPLPLTRDFNEYRAHAGAVTKMSITNNDLFLLTASEDGSIFIWKVYDKGGGILKWVKEVEYAEEVLIMRSDIEEKSQAMLDLQICVKELQTENYYQLHLKDMYCNEKIKELEENFTQEISSLKTKHQNLTVIRNS; from the exons atggcggcggtggcggcgcaGCCCGTGGCCGTCTTCGGCTGCCGGCCGCGGGTGGCCGGCGGCGTCTGCTTCTTGGAGGACCAGGTCGTGCTGCACGCGGCGGGGGCGGGCTGCCTCCAGCTCCACCTCGAGCAGAAATGGCACAAGTTCATCCCAg GCACAGAGAAGAGCCGGGGCGTGCAGGCGCTGGCCGTCAGCCCCAACCGGCGGTACCTGGCCGTCTCAGAGACGGTGGCGGAGCAGCCGGTCCTGACGGTCTACGAGCTGTCGTCggtgccggcgcggcggcggaggACGCTGGCCGCCGCCGAGCTGCCGGCGCGGGAGGCGGTGTCCCTGGCCTTCTCCCCCGACTGCCGGTACCtggcggccgccgcggccccccccgaGGGGCACCTCACCTACtggctgtgggagaagcagcGGCTGATGGCGGCGGTCCGCCTCGAGGCCCCGGGCAGTGGCGTCTGCCAG GTGAGCTTTAGTCCTCAAGACAATGCACAGGTTTGTATCACTGGAAATggcttttttaaactttttaagtACAGTGAAGGAACTTTGAAGCAGATGAATTTACAGAAGGGAGAGCCACAAAACTACTTGTGCCATGCCTGGCTATCCGAGGAGGAAGTTATATGTGGCACTGAGGCAGGCAAGCTTATCTTGTTTGAAACTGGAGAGCTGCACTGGGAGACAAGTGTAGAGTACAAAAAATCACCCAGGGAACTAGAAGAAGATGCAACAACAGAAGAATATGAGAG TTCTTCCGATGTCCCTTGTGGACTGGCATCTGAAGATAATGGTTCACAACAGGATTCTTTGCCTCAAATATCTGCAGTTGTAGCTTATTCCAAAGGCTTTGCATGTTCATCTAGCCCAGGAGTTGTTCTTCTGTTTGAAAAGACCAAGGAAAAGGAAGTCTACAAGGAGAGTCAAGAAATCtgg CTTCCTCAGGACCTGTTCAGAAGTGAGCCAAAAACGTCAGGCAGACAGGACATTATATGTATATGCTTCAGCCCCTCTGAGGAAACGATGGTCGttaacacaaataaaaatcagctttacATGTTTACTATGCTCTCCACCAATCTTATGAAG GAGAAGGCAGCTTATTTTTCGTATCTGAATTTCCCATTGCATTCTGCTTCAGTCACTGGTCTGGACATCTGTATGTGGAAACCCATTCTTGCTACCTGTTCCCTCGATAGATCTGTCCGCATCTGGAATTACGAGACGAA cactttGGAGCTGTATAAGGAATATCGGGAGGAAGCATACACAGTATCACTTCATCCCACTGgccttttctgtttggttgggttttctgACAAACTACGATTTATAAGTCTACTGTATGAGGACATGCGTGTTTTCAAGGAGTTTGCTGTGAGAAAGTGTAGAGAG TGCTCATTCAGTAATGGAGGCCATCTTTTTGCTGCAGTTAATGGAAATGTGATTCAAATTTATTCCAGCATCACCTTTGAGAATATTAATAATCTGAAAGGACATAGCGGGAAG ATACATGCAGTTAAGTGGAGCGTAGATGATGCTAAATTTGTCTCCTGTGACACACATGGTGCTGTGTATGAGTGGAACTTGTTGACAGGTAAAAGGGAGTCAGAGTGTGTGCTCAAGTCCTGCATCTACAGCAGCATTGCCCTGTCTTCTGATGCCAAAATCATCTTTGCTGTTGGATCTGACCAAACTCTTAAAGAAATTTCGGAGTCTTCG atccaaCATGAAGTGCCTGCTTTTGATGTTGTTTATACTGCAGTAGTTGTTTCATATTCCGGGCACATGGTATTTGTTGGTACATCTCTGGGGACAATTCGAGCTATGAAGTACCCGTTACCTTTGACAAGGGATTTCAACGAGTATCGGGCCCATGCAGGTGCTGTTACAAAG ATGTCCATAACAAACAATGACCTATTTCTGCTGACTGCCTCAGAGGATGGCTCTATATTTATCTGGAAAGTGTATGATAAAGGAGGTGGGATACTGAAATGGGTAAAGGAAGTTGAGTATGCTGAGGAAGTACTGATCATGAGATCAGATATCGAAGAGAAG AGTCAGGCAATGCTAGACCTGCAGATTTGTGTGAAAGAGCTACAGACAGAAAATTATTACCAGCTACATCTCAAGGACATGTattgtaatgaaaaaataaaggaattagaAGAGAATTTCACTCAGGAAATAAGCTCCCTTAAAACCAAACACCAG AATCTGACAGTAATCAGAAACTCTTAA